In one window of Kosmotoga pacifica DNA:
- a CDS encoding ribose-phosphate pyrophosphokinase has translation MPFQLNEMKLFAGSSNVPLAEKIARHMGIQLGNCDLGRFSDGEINIKVDETVRGHDVFIIQSTSTPVNENLMELLIMIDAFKRASAHSIAAVIPYYGYARQDRKARGRDPITAKLVANLLTVAGATRLVTVDLHAEQIQGFFDIPVDNLWSFPVFSKHFLNSNIVDINDVVVVSPDIGGVKRASKFAGKLGVPLAILDKRRPKDNVAEVVNIIGEVRGKTALLFDDIIDTGRSLVEAAKMLKKHGAMRIFACATHGVFSGQALELIANSEIEKVYVTDTICHKKLPANVEVLSIAPLLGEALMRVRKNLSVSILFR, from the coding sequence ATGCCTTTCCAATTGAATGAAATGAAACTGTTTGCCGGTTCGTCGAACGTACCTCTTGCTGAAAAGATAGCCAGGCATATGGGCATACAACTTGGAAATTGTGATCTTGGCAGATTTTCAGATGGAGAGATAAACATTAAAGTTGACGAGACTGTCAGAGGTCACGACGTGTTTATTATCCAATCAACATCAACTCCGGTAAACGAGAATCTAATGGAGTTATTGATAATGATCGATGCTTTCAAAAGAGCTTCTGCACATTCTATTGCCGCTGTGATTCCTTATTATGGATATGCCCGTCAGGACAGAAAAGCTAGGGGAAGGGACCCGATCACCGCAAAGTTGGTAGCGAATTTGCTCACGGTCGCTGGTGCGACAAGGTTGGTCACCGTTGATCTCCACGCAGAGCAGATTCAGGGATTTTTTGACATCCCCGTAGACAACCTCTGGAGTTTTCCCGTTTTTTCAAAACATTTCTTGAACAGCAACATTGTGGATATAAATGATGTTGTCGTGGTTTCACCCGACATTGGTGGGGTTAAAAGAGCCAGTAAATTCGCCGGGAAACTCGGAGTTCCTCTGGCAATACTCGATAAACGAAGACCCAAAGACAACGTTGCTGAGGTTGTAAATATCATCGGTGAAGTTCGAGGGAAGACAGCATTACTCTTTGATGATATAATAGACACCGGTCGTTCTCTGGTAGAAGCAGCAAAAATGTTGAAAAAACATGGAGCAATGAGAATTTTCGCCTGTGCAACTCATGGGGTGTTTTCAGGCCAAGCCCTTGAGTTAATAGCAAACTCTGAGATCGAAAAAGTTTATGTAACGGACACAATATGCCATAAGAAGTTACCAGCTAATGTTGAGGTTCTCTCTATAGCACCGTTACTAGGAGAAGCCTTAATGAGAGTGAGAAAGAACCTGTCGGTGAGTATTTTGTTCAGATAG